The sequence ggACAATAAAATCGGATCTTGAATCTTACCTGCAAATAGCTTTTACTGTGCATAGATGTAAGGTTTGTGATActgtcagattttatttcaATTTCTGACACAGTTCTTTTGTCTGTGCCCATAACCAGTTACTGAGCGTGAGCTGCAGGAAGATGTCTTCAAGAATAACTCCTGAGCACCAAACAGGATTGTTATTCTGAAGTGTAGCAAAATGTCATGTGGCTTATAAGACTGTTGGCTGGAAAACCATCGACTGTGGAATGACAGAACAGAGCCAAGAGCATCCAGCGGCTGTCTGTGGCAGAACAGACTTGAATTTAACAATAGGTTTAAGCTTAATTCAGTAGATACCACAACATTAAGAAGTGCATATCATGCTTATGGAGATTTTGCCATAACATGTATGTTGAAGtatttccgtttttttttcattgtccaTGAACAGCTTAACAAATgactttttataaaaaaaacaccaaaaatgtaTCTTGATTGAACTCTAAAGTGTTGTGACAAAGTATTTAAATGACCCAAGCTGACTGGATAAAATGAGCATAGTAAAAAAATAACCGTACATTTGAACTTAGCAATAATAAGTAATATAatgcaatttttaaaaaatgatagAAAGAAAAGAATACTATTAATGTCAACACTCTGATAAGATGATGTTGAATATTCCTGCAATAAGTCCCCAAACCTCAAGTGATAAATAAGATATTGATCCATTAACACTAAATTAATCTGCCACTGTTATAGTGACAAATACTAATTTCAGTTATTTTCAAATGCTCAGAATCACATCTGAATATTTGTCCCTTATCTTTGCAATATGTGTTATTTTGACTAATTTGATTGAGTTTTATTGTTAAAAATCCAGGAACTTGACGTCACCTTCAGCATACTACAATTTTTCACTGTTCTCCCTCTATAGACAAACCATTCCTTGTTACagaattattctttttttctgataatgaaaataattattAGCTAGAGCCCCGTGGCTTGATTGTGAGTGAAATCCCAGCTGATATCCCATCTCACATCATGAGATTAATAGCACACTGATATATCCGCCCACAGCTCTGCACACCGTGCACAGACCTGCACAGAATGTTCACAGCACATACAGGAACACTGACTCATTGTGTCTGACTGATTCAAAGGGACATGATAGGAACCTGTTTGAGGTGGTCTGAGCAGAAAAAAGGAATATGACACGTTTCACAAGTCAAATGGCAGAAAATCCATCCAAATTGTGAGTGCGCATGCATGAGTATATCTGAGTGATTTAAGCAAATCACTTTGCTTTTATCTCCTCAGAGGTTGATGTAAATGATTCGTACATGGAAACATACCATTTTCTATCCTCCAACCAACATCCACAGTGTGGATATGCACACACATATGGGTGAGTCACTTAGTAAAATTCTGCAAATAGCACATATTAATAATTTCAAAGCTGTcatcttttttaacttttaactcATCTTGGAGGAATATGACACAAATGTCCCAGGGCAATGTTTTTAAGCCTGTCATGTGAACAAGAGTCCCTTTGGCCGCTGAGCTGTTCCTCCATCCTTCCCCTCAGCCCATCTCCTCCTTCATTCACCACCTTTTTTCCCTCTGCATCTCTCTTCCTCACAGTCACCACTGCCTCTCTCATTGGCCTCCTCCACTGACCCAGTCCTCTCATTCTCTCTCTGAAATATTGATAATGGACTCTCACTCAGTCTGCTCCCTCTTCCTGTCCGTCTCTTTTCTCCTAATCTTCCCATCTGTGGTGAATCAGCAAACCAAATCAGTATTTAAACCCTATTTGTATGTGAGTCCCTTGCTCATGGCAGCACACAAGACACTGAAATTAAGGTGCGAGATAATGAATTCAGCCGATCCATGGCATATACCCCTCTGGTGTGCCAGCTTGGGACACCCTGGGTCGTTAACCATTTTTGCCTGTATGCCTCTGAAGGCTAGAAGAGGCCAATGCACGTGCCTATGAATATTTCACAGATTTCACGCCTCGCTCTTCTCTACTACTGACCCAGGTTTGATGGCAGCAAGGGCTATGAGCCTATCAGGTCCCTGTCTGTCAGTGATCAAATGGCCCTTGGCAGCAGCTGCAAATGAGTTGGGCAACTCTGCTGTCTTCTCGGGCATTGATCATGTATGTGCAATTGTGCATTtgaacagagagagaaagagagaggggagGGGTGCATCCTCATAGCCTACATACATATCTTACCGTCAATCCTCCGGtttccctcttcctcctcctccgcgCTCACTGCGTCTCCCGCATCCCGTATCTCCGCGCCCTCACCCAATATACTCTGCTCCCTGTCTCCCGCCCCACTGTGTCTgatgcatgaaaaaaatcaaaaattttCTGGGGAAATTTTGATGGGATGCACCTGCCGGGCTATATGTCAGTCATTAGCACGATATGTCCAACAACAACTGGGCGTCCTCCTCCTGTGATCAGCGTACTGTGTAGGGCTCTGCTCTGCTGGACCTCACACCCTCCCTCCGTCCTGTCGAGACTCGATGTCTTCCCCGCTGTGCTGTGTGACTGTGCGTCACGTTGGTATCATAATTCCCACGGGTTTCATGCCCAGAGATAATGCAGGCTACAGGCCTTATAGCTccgatggatggagggagcaaaATGCACGAAAACAAGAATTAGACGCAAATTATTGCACAAACCGTGGCTGCTCCGCGTTCCTCCGTCGATTTCTAACGTTCACCAAGCCCAGCTGTCGGTTGTCATTGTTGATCGTACGGTTCCAGTTTCGTTCATCAAGTACATCCTTgcattttaatggaaaataaCGTCGACGTGACAACAGCCGCCTCGCATATCCTTGACGAATCGTGATGAGACGCAGCGGCACATCAGGACGGGTAGATTGAAATTTGTCAGGCTTTTAAAAAGATGTCAAGAATCGCATTATAAAATGATGCTGGGTCAgaaaaaagcaaacacaaagacaaCAGCTGGACAACCAGGAGAGATAATGTTTCCCGCTCCTGGCCTCGCCTTGCATCCGTCCTTCTCtagtctctttctctctccatccGCTGGTCCGCTTGTTGCGCGTTCTGCACTCGAGAGCGCGCAACGcgtctgtgcttgtgtgtgtgcacgtgttaaATGTTTATGCGTGCGCGTGTGCAGAGACAGAGCGAGGAGGCAGGGGGTGTGGGGGCTTCGACTATATTGTCAAGGTTTGTCTGAGTGAGCAACAATAAGCTGCTGTGTAGGCAAAAGCAAAGGAATACGGAATAAACAGAGGCGCGCGTTTattttggcatctgtctcctCTCACAGATCTGACCTGCTCTGACTTGGTTGACCATTTTCAGTTCAACCACGGAGAAAGAAGATCTATTATGTTTGCTGATCAACCATCCAGCAGCTTTTGCAATATTTCCATTAAAATCCCAGAGAGCTTTGCTTCATGTGGCTCTGATAGAAAATATGACCTATTTGTCAGTCTACCTATGATGGTAAAGCTTTGAAATACATCTTTAGGCCTATGTCGCCGCCTTGCCTGAAGCACATCAAATCATGCCAATCAAACTGTCACACCTCAATGACACCTGATGATACTCTGGTTTCATCATCTGTCTCTCAGatgcagttctctgctgctgTCATTACCATCATGTTGCCATATCTTCTTCTTCCTATTTAGAAGTACTGACAGCATGTATTTAAAGCTCAGGACActcagagaaagaaagacaaaaacccCTCATATTCCTCTGAGAGAACTGCTGCAAATGTGATCCTGGCTGATCGCataaagcatcatcaaagcagTATACATGTGGGAGGAAGTGTACAAAGACTAAACATAGTCTTCAGTAGATTCAAAGCAAATCACTGATTATGTAGTACAGCTAGTTTCCCCATCATTCCAACCGACTCCCTTTGAATAGCTCTGATTGCTGCTTGTGTAGTCTGTAAGTGCAGATAGACTTCACAAACACTCAAAACAAAACATTCACTAACAAAATTATTTTAATGGTGTTgaataattcattcatttcagaaTATGCATGGTGGGCTTTGATTGGATGGTACACATTACCATGTGTAAAGTGCATTACTACAGAGCTGTGCTGTTGAAAGTGGAGACATGATTTGACTGTTTCTCCTGGGTGTAATAAAACACTTGGCTGACACCAAATGTTTTTCTTGACTGTAAACTTGGCAACAGTCAAAGACATCAAATTAAGCCAATTCTAAGATGAGGTCAGCATTGGTTAGCAGCATTCAGTGGTTGTTTAGATAGGGTTTTCCATGGCTTTGTATCGTCTGCTGGCATGTTTGCAGCTGTTGTTGCAGTAAGACCACAGCCTTTGATTAGCACGAATTTTGACTGGCAGAGATCAGCTTACCATTTCCACTTCATATgtaagaaaaacacacattttctgacATTCAACTGAGAAGAGGGATATTGTTTGGCTACTGTATTATAAGAGCCTTAGTGACAAAGCTTTTAATCTCAAATCATAGCAACCTTTGGACAAAAGACACAGTCTTGTTCACATGCTCTTGGTCTCCATCACCATGGTGACCCTCCTCCATCCTTGTCATCCGCTCCTGCTTCCACTTCCCCACCGTCATCACCACCTCTACCCCAACCTTTgcgctttttcttcttctttttcttcttctcatccTCCACCTTATACTTGAGTCTCCTGACAGGGTCACTGAAGCTGCGCATGGACTTCTCCTCAAAGTCTTCATTCATGAGGAAGTTCCTGTCAATGAGCTCTGCTGCTTCATGCCAGTTGCGGTAGCAGTCTGGGCCCAGGCGGATTATCTCCTCCACTGCATTAGGGATGAGAATGGAGCAGTCGGGACGCAGCACCACCACTGTGGGCAGCTCCTCCACATTAAACATGGCCTCCAGCtccctgtggacacacacacatgctggcacacacacacctgcaaagAGCTAATGGATTTAGGCTGCTAGGCGTATTTACATTGTCATCATTCACCAGCAGGTTGTACGCAATACTAACTGGCCAGTCCCACTCACCTCCTGTAGGGGTCCTCATAGGCCAGGAACAGGGACTTCTTGGGAAGCTCCTTGAGGAAGCTTTCCAGCTGTTCCTCTGACTCATCCAAACTGAGGAATAGAGGAAAAACACCAAACTACAATCCACATCTAGAAAATCTCCTCAAATGTTACTTTGTGGCTGGTCGTTGTCATACAGAAATGCCTCAATGTAAATTGCTGGTCAGAATGATAAAGTAGCATGATTTTTAAACACacaatttttatatatattttactaAACCAAATCAAATAGGCTGAATACATTCTGCATGATCAGAATATTTTTGATGAATGCCTTTAAAGGTTATTTCTTACTGTTAAATAAAAACATCCAGACACATAATGCACCCTGGACATAATTACTAGTACTGCTATGTGACCTGAATTAGACCATGCATTATGCTTAAACTGCTTGAATAGGGATTAAGGACTCAAAGGGAGATGTTTTTTGAGAGTGAATGAGGATTATGGGGGGAAACATACACGATATCTAAGGAGTTTAAGACAGACCTGGAGCAATGTGTAGTGGTGGTTTCAGCTTGTGCCATATGCTGCACACAGAAGCAAAAAGTGCTTCAGTTTGAATGAAAGCCAAAGAGGACACTACTACTGACAGAAAAGGCCTAAAAAGGCCAGCCAGGTCTATCTTGTAAGTATCGAGAGACAAAGGACATTAGGCAACAAACACCCTAACTAAAGCAATATGTGGTGGAGGATCGATTATGCTATAGGGCTGCTTTGCTACTGGTATCGAATGTATCCAATAAGTGACAAAATCAGGAGATTACCAAGGCACTTTAGAGTGAAAAGTGCCCCTAGGTGTCAGTAAACCAGGTTTGGGGGTGAAGGTCTTGGGTCTCTCAGCAAGACAGGGATACAAAGCACacatttaacagcataaaagtTTGTTAAAAAATTAGGATAATGAGTGTTTTAAACTGACCAGCAATAAGTCCAAACCTAAATCCTGTTGAAAGCATTGAGGGAGAGATAAATCTGCCATTGCAAATAATGGCTGTTGCTGATGGTTCCCTTGACAAATGCTGGTGAAAAATACCCATAGTTTTGTCCCTAGGTATATTGTGTACATTTGTATTTCTTTAAAATGTAACTACAGCCTTTTTCTGTTGTTacagttaaaaaataaagcatttcatTCAAATATTCTGATTTTACATAACTGTTATTTATCATTTACATTAGCATTTACATTACAGCATACTTTTTGCAGGTGCACATACAATATGCACACGAAACTTGGAGTAAATCTTGTCCAGTGCAAGTGTGAACAAAAAATAAGCGTTTCTTTGTTTGTGAGACATACCTGATGTACAGGAGAACCAGCTGAGCGGAGCGCTCCACATAGAATTCATCTGTCAACTGTTTGAAGAACTCATGGAGCGTGGGAGCAAACTCCTGACAGGTATCACATTTAGCTGATGCAAAGAAAAGCATCAGGATTCGATTTTGTAGACGCATGACAATCTCACGTTCCGTGTCCAGTTCATCCTGGTCTTTATTATTCTTTACCAGGATCCGATCAACAAAAAGGTCCACCATGATGAAGTGTTCGGCACTGACGATTAAGAAACTGCAGGGAAAGCAGAATTGATCCTTTTATAtgctttaaataaaaacaacttaTTTAATTTAACTTCTATTTTAAATGTCATGGACCAAACATAGAGTGAATGTTACAATGCACAACAAACAAATGCAGCCATTGCAATGTGTATAGGACTTCTAGCCATGGCTAATTTGCAGGCCTTGTTCCTGATTACTACCCCAGTTTTAAGGAAAATATactaaaacaagaaaaataacgAGCAAAAATATGACAAAACCCTCAGCAGACATCTTAGAATATGCAGTGAATGAACAAATTATGAAATgtggaagaaaagaagaaatgtcaacCATACATGTGCTTCATTAATGTGTCTGATTTTGAGCTGTAAAAGTATCTATCAAGTGTATCTTAGTGTTAACAGATAAGTCTTTGTTTGAGCCATTGTTTCACCTGAAAGCTAAAAGCTTCAAAGTTAGTTACCATTATCAATAATAGCAGAATTATAAGAGCCAAATGTGTTATTCTAACCCTGCATTGACTCTAAACAATGCAGGAGGATGTTGTGATCGACAGTATCAAAGGCAACTTTATCTAGAACCTTTGATAAAATGGACAGTTTAGAGATTGCTCAGTGGTTACTTAAAGAAAAGGAGTCCACATTGGGTTTCTTTAGCAGCGGATGAACAACAGCATCTTTAAAACTATCTATGAGATGGAGATGTAATAGAAATTCCTAAGATAGCAGATCTGACTGGCTAACTATCTAACTTTGGAGAAACATCATTAACATATATTTGAGTATTTTTCGACTTGTGAAATCTATAAAATTGTCAACAGTTCGTCAGTTCTACTTTTTCTGGATTTTACAATGGTGTCATCTTTTTGGCTTTTGATCCAAAAAATATCTAGTGTGTTTGAGTAACTTCAATGCTGAATAGGTCGCTTGGCCTCGGACAATTACACAGTAAGAAAAGAGTGAAATATATCACAGTTTGCATATAAAACCGGACAGCCTTTACAGGCAACTGTAACTCTATTACACAGAAACAATGTAGATGAGTTTCAAGAGTTTGGAATTTCATGTTGGCCATCCCAAACAACACAGTTTTAATATTAGATGTGTCAAACACCaggtaacaaacaaacaaccacaAATGTTTCTAAAGACACCAAAAATGTACCTCTACAAAGATGGCTTTTCTTTATATGCCATTGTCTACTTCCACTCAGTCCCACTTGCACACATCTATTAATCGTATAATCTTGCTTGCTGTTAAATCAGATAATCCTCACAGTTGCTTACCTATATTATCTCCACTCGTGGTAGGACATCAAAAAGAGAATAGCCTTTaaattcagttttgtttttcttttcaacccTTCCTTGATCTCACTTGAATCGGTTCCCAGTCTGTCAGTAAGTGTCACATTTAGTCATTGACTCTGTCTCCCTCACCTTGATGGCAGTAGCTGCTCACTCCCACTTCAATTCAGTCTCTGCACTCCACCACCCCTCCTCTGTCAGGGAGGGAGGGAGTGAAAGACAAGGTGACAGAGGCACAAGGAACATGAGGcgcctttgtgtgtgtgtcaaagcACTGATTTAACAACCACATCcatctgaaaaaaaagagaaattacaGAGGGAGAGACGTgcttaaaataatttttaaaaagaagtgaTGTGAGGCACAGTGAGACTTTTATTGTTCAGTTACTAATGAAGGAGCAGAACCACTGGGATTGTCTGGATAATGATTTTTTGAGTCCTCTTCTGGGAACAGAGCTTAATGGCCATGAAACCACAGCGGT is a genomic window of Odontesthes bonariensis isolate fOdoBon6 chromosome 4, fOdoBon6.hap1, whole genome shotgun sequence containing:
- the LOC142379142 gene encoding nucleoredoxin-like protein 1; this encodes MVDLFVDRILVKNNKDQDELDTEREIVMRLQNRILMLFFASAKCDTCQEFAPTLHEFFKQLTDEFYVERSAQLVLLYISLDESEEQLESFLKELPKKSLFLAYEDPYRRELEAMFNVEELPTVVVLRPDCSILIPNAVEEIIRLGPDCYRNWHEAAELIDRNFLMNEDFEEKSMRSFSDPVRRLKYKVEDEKKKKKKKKRKGWGRGGDDGGEVEAGADDKDGGGHSGAGDREQSILGEGAEIRDAGDAVSAEEEEEGNRRIDDGKIRRKETDRKREQTE